Within Arcobacter lacus, the genomic segment ATAAATTATATGAAAGATTTATCAAAAGAGTTGGGATATTTATGTTTAGTTGATGAAACAAATAATATTTTATGTAAAAAAGAGAATTCAAATGCAAAACTAGCTTTTCAATCGCACTATGATATCGTTTGTTTAAGTGATAATTGTGTTCCACAAATCGTACAAGATGGTGATTTATTAAAAGCTGTTGATTCAACTCTTGGTAGTGATAATGGAATTGGATGTTCATATATGATTGCTTTGATGTGTGAAAATTTTGATGGAGAGTTTTTATTTACAAGTGATGAAGAAATAGGACTTATTGGAGCAAATAATTTAACTTTACCTTTAAATGCTTCTTATATGTTAAATCTTGATAGTGAAGAAGAAGGAGAAATCTGTATAGGTTGTGCTGGTGGAGTTGATATTTTTGGAACAAATTCAAATAAAAAAATCATACCAAATACAGATAATCTTGATTTATATGAAATAAGTATCTCTAAACTTCAAGGTGGACATAGTGGAGTTGATATAGATAAAAATATTCCAAATGGTATAAAACTTATTGCAAAAACTATAAAAGAGTGCAACGGAAAACTTCTTGATATAAATGGAGGTGAAAGAATTAACTCAATTCCTGTTAATGTAAAAGCTATAATTGCTTCAAAATCTACTCCAATAGCTAGCCATGAATTTATGAAAATAGAAAAAATAGATACAAAATCTGAACATTTAAATGTTTATGATGACAAAATTATAGATTTTATTTATGATTTTCAAAATGGTGTAAGAGCTATGAATGATGAATTAAAAGTTGTTCAAAACTCTATAAATCTTGCCATCATAAAAACTGGAATTGATAGTATAAAAATAGAACTAAGTGCTAGATCTATGGATAACACTGAACTAAAAAATCTAAAAAATGAAACTATAAAAATGCTAGAAGATTATAATTTTACAGTTGAAACAAATGGAAAATATCCAGCTTGGAAACCAGATATAAATAAATTTACATCAAAAGTTTTAGAAATATATAAAGAGTTTAATCCAAAAGCTTCACTAGAAGCTATTCATGCTGGACTTGAATGTGCAATATTTAAAGACAAATATCCGCACATAAAAGTAGCTTCAATAGGACCAACGATAAACTTCCCTCACTCTAAAAAAGAACAAGTTTCTATAAAATCAGTAGAAAATGTCTATAAAATTGTAAAAAAGATAGCTTATAGTATATAAGTTATCTTTTTTGAACTTCTATTAAAATCTCATCAAAATATTTATTTATAGTTGTATAAGCTATTTTTGTTCTTTTATGTATTTGATATTTTGTTGGCGAAATATTTTCATGTATAAGTTCTTGAAGCGTTTTTTTAATCAAATCTTTAACTCTTTGTGTTTTTATTTTTCTTGCTTTTTCTAAACTACTTGAATCTAAAGGTTTAATCTCTTTTAATTCATTATAAAGAGCCAAATTTTCATTTTCCATAAAATTTATTAATCTAGTAAGAAACTCATCTTTTATCTCTATAATCAAAATATCTCCTTTATATTAAACTTAGTTAAATTATAGTAATAATCTAACTAAGTTATACTATATTAAAAACTCTCCCATTCATCATTAGCACTGTTAGAAGTTACAACTACTTTTTCTTGTTTTTTTGATATAACTTTTGATTCAACTATATCTATTTTTTTCTCTTTTTTTTCAAATGAAGTTTTGTTTGTATCTCTTGCTATTACATCATTTTTACCTATAAACTCTTTTTCATTTGCATCATTTACAACCATTTTTGCAATTTCATCTGTTCCAATAGCTACATCATGTGTTTGAGAAGAAATCATTGCATTTTGTTGTGTTTGTCTATCTAATTGATTTACAGCATCATTTATCTGCTCTATTCCAACTAATTGTTCTTTACTAGACATTTCAATATCTTGAATTAAAGTCATAGTTTGTTGAATATCTTTTGTCAACTCAACATAACCTTCAATCATATTTTTAGATATTCCTTTTCCTTCATTTGCTTTTATTGTTGCATTTTCTACTATTGTTTTTATCTCTCTTGCAGCTTCTGCACTTCTTGATGCTAGATTTCTAACCTCTTGAGCAACGACAGCAAATCCTTTTCCAGCTTCACCTGCAGTTGCTGCTTCAACGGCTGCATTTAAACTCAAAATATTTGTTTGAAAAGCTATATTATCAATAACTGAAATAGCATCATTTATTAAATTAACTTGATTATTTATTTCATCCATTGCATTTGTAGTTTGATTTGCTAAATTTTCACCATCATTTACTGATTTAGTAACTTGATTTGATAAAGTAGCCATTTTAGAAATATTTTGAGTCGTATTTCTAATGTTACTTGTAATTTCTTCAATTGCTGCTGCTGTCTCTTCTAAAGATGCTGCTGCTTCATTTGAAGAAATATTTAATTTGTTTACATTTTCTAATAAAATATGAGAACTATTTTCTAATGTTAAACCATTCTTTTTATTTTCTACAAGTAAATGATTTATTGTATCTGCCAAAGAATTTATCTCTTTTGCAACTTCACCATGTGGATTAGTTATTCTAGGTCTAAAGTCCATATTTTTATACTTTTGTAATACTTCATCAATTACAATTAAATCATCATTAACTTTATTTGATATTAGCACTAGCATTTCATTTAAAATATTCTTTAATTCTTCTAAACTTTCATTTTCAGTTTTAGCTTCAATTCTATTTTTTAAATTTCCCTTATTTATTTCTAAAACTACATTTTTAACATTATTAATCAAAGCTTCATCTTGTTTTAAAAGTTTATTTGTTTTTTCAATATTTTCATTTACAAACTTTGCCATTATTCCTATTTCATCATTATTTTTGACTTCTATATTTTCAACATTTTTAACTTCTTTATTTAAGTATTTAAAAAATGATAAAAGTCCCACTTCAAATCTTTCTAATGGAAAAATTATTTCTTTTGTTATAAAAAATGAGATAAATGCAATCAAAATAACAGAAACAATTACTGCTATAATAACTATTCCTAAAATAATTGAAGATATTTTTTCATATGAATTTTGTCTCATCACTTCAATATTCTTTTCTATATTATCAATATATACACCTGTCCCAATCATCCATTTCCACTCTTGCAATCCATCAGCATAACCAATTTTATCATATAAAGTAGGATCATCTTTAGTTTTTTGAAAATCAAAAATAATAGTTCCTCCACCTTTTTTGGCAGCTTCAATCAAATCTTTTATATAATAAACACCTTTTTTACTTTTATTTTCCATTAAATTTTTCCCAACTAATGCGGGATTTATTGGATGCATTATATTTGTACCATCATAGTCGTAAACAAAAAAGTATCCATCTTGACCAAATCTAATTTTTGAAATATCTTCTAAAGCTTTAGCTTTTAACTCTTTTTCTTCATTATCTATATAAACACCTGTTCCTACAACCCATCCATAAGGCTCAAATAATCTTATATTTGATAATTTTTCTCTGGGAGCTTTTCCTGGTATTACTTGTTGATAAGGAACAAAACCTTCTCCTTTTTCAAAAGCAGTTTTTATAAATTCTAAAATGTGAGAACCATTATTTTTAGTTCCTTCTCTTTCTGGAGTTAAAGGTAATTTCAAAATTGTAGAATTTTTATCATAAACAAAAAAGTAATCTTTATCTTCACCATATCTAACAGAACCAATAGCATCTAAAAGCATTTTTTTAAGTTCTGATTCAGATATTTTATTTTTTTGTTCTTCATAAATTTTCGTTATCATTGTAAATAAAAAGTCTGTTTGAGACTTTAAGTATGCACTTTTTCTAGCTTTAACATTTTCTATTTTAGACTTTTCGTAAGCATCCTTTGCTATATTCACTGCAAATGTAGTATAGTTCTTCATCTCTTCTATATTAGAATTAAAAGCCCTTTGTTTATACTCTTCAATAGTTTGATTAGTTAAATTATTTACTTCATAAATAGACTTTGTAGCAATAATTATAGATACAAGAACAATAGTGGCTATCACAATAACTAATAACTTTATTCTTATTGACAAATTATTCATTATGCTTACTCCCTTATTTGAATTTAAGGGTATTATACCTATGTTTTATTTAAAATATGAGAATGATTATATTAATAATAATTTTTTTAGATAAGTTTTTTATAATTTTATTTTATAGTTACTTTAGGTAAACCATAAGCCGCGTTCTGTCAAAGACAATAATTTATCTAGGTACTAAATTACTTTAGTACTCCTGCGAAGACCAAAAATGTGAAGTAATTACCTAGTCTTCTTGCTGCAAGTTGGGTTTACAAAGCCAAAAAGATTACTCAATTTGCTGGTAAGCTCTTACCTTACCGTTTCACCATCACCAAAAAATTGGCTGTCTACTCTCTGTTGCACTATCCCTTAGATTACTCTAGCCATCATTTAAATGGAACCATACTTCACTGCAGCCCGGACTTTCCTCTTGAAATTTCAAGCTATTGTCTGGTTTACCTAAGTTAGAATTATAGCTTGAATTCCTTAAAATCTATTTTCTTATAACGTCATAATAACTTGGAATATCAAATTTAAAAATAGTATCAACAATTTGTTCATTTTGAACTACTTCAAAAAATTTAATTACTACACTATTTTCAAGTTTATCTGTATATTTTATCTCTTGAATTTTGTCATCTTTTGAAGTTTTTATTGTATATTTTACATCATCAATATCTGTTAAATAAGTATTATTATCTATTTTTTTAGAGCTATTTAAAAGTTTGATAATATCTATTTCACTTTCAAGTTGAGTAAGAATAGCTTGCTCAAGTTCTGGTTCATCAACTATTGCAAAATTACCATCGATATAAACATTTTTTACAACAGGCGTTTTATATTTCCACAATATTTTACCACTCTTTTTTATAAATACTTCTCCTTTATACTCAATAACATTTTTTGAGTTTGAAGTAATAATTTGAGTAAATTTAGCCTCAAATGAGTCTAAGTTTCTAATATCTGTTGAAGCAATTGAAAAAATAACTGAGAATATCAATCCGATAAAGACTTTATAAAACATCTTTTAACCTTTTTTTTTATATAATCTTGCGATTATAACGAAAAGGAACTAATTTTATGTTAAATGTTTTTTCAAAAATTTTTGGTACAAGAAATGACAAAGAAGTAAAAAAATATAGAAAAAAAGCTGATGCTATAACAGCTTTAGAAAGTAAATACACAAATTTAAGTGATGATGAACTAAAAAATGAGTTTCAAAAGCTAAAAGAACTTGTACAAAAAGGTGAAAAAACACTAGATAATGTTTTATTTCAATCGTTTGCAATTACAAGAGAAGCTAGTCGTAGAGTTTTAAATATGCGTCCTTATGATGTCCAACTTATCGGTGGAATGGTTTTACATGATGGAAGAATTGCAGAGATGAAAACTGGTGAAGGGAAAACTTTAGTTGGATCACTTGCTGTTTCTTTAAATGCGTTAGAAGGTAAAGGTGTTCATGTTGTTACAGTAAATGATTATCTTGCTAGTAGAGATGCAAATGAATTAAGACCTTTATACGAATTTTTAGGTTTTAGTGTTGGTGCAGTTGTAGGTGGACTAAGAGATGATGTTGAAAGAAGAGAACAATATGCTTGCGATATAACTTATGGTACAAATAATGAATTTGGATTCGATTATTTAAGAGACAATATGTGTTTTGATATCAAAGATAAAGTTCAAAGAGGTCACAACTACGTAATTGTTGATGAAGTTGACTCTATTTTAATTGATGAAGCAAGAACCCCTTTAATTATATCGGGACCAACAAATCATAAAAATTCAAATTATCTAAAAGCAAATGAAATAGCTTTAAAATTAGAAAAAGGTGAATTAATAGAACCAAAAAGTGCAGCTGAAAAACCAACAACAACTGGAGATTTTATCGTTGATGAAAAAAATAGAGCTGTAACATTAACAGAACAAGGGCATGAAGTTGTAGAAAAACTTTTTGGAGTTGATAACCTTTATTCTATTGAAAATGCTATGCTTTCTCACTCTTTAGACCAAGCTTTAAAAGCAAACTATATTTTCAAAAAAGATGTTGATTATGTTGTAAAAGATAATCAAATCATAATAGTTGATGAATTTACAGGAAGATTAAGTGAAGGAAGAAGATTTAGTGAAGGACTTCACCAAGCTTTAGAAGCAAAAGAAGGTGTTACAATTCAAGATGAATCACAAACTTTAGCAGATATTACTTTCCAAAACTATTTTAGAATGTACAAAAAACTTGCTGGTATGACAGGAACTGCTCAAACAGAAGCTACTGAATTTGCTCAAATTTATAATTTAGATGTTGTATCTATTCCTACAAATATTCCTGTAAAAAGAATTGATAAAAATGATTTAATTTATAAAAGTGAAAAAGAGAAATTTGAAGCGGTTTGTAATAAAATTAAAGCATTGCACGAAAAAGGACAACCCGTACTTGTAGGAACTGCTTCTATTGAAAAATCTGAAAAATTACATAAAATTTTAGTTGATAAAAAAATTCCTCACACAGTTTTAAATGCAAAACAACATGAAAAAGAAGGAAAAATTATTGCTGATGCTGGACAAAAAGGTGCAGTTACAATTGCAACAAACATGGCAGGGCGTGGAGTTGATATTAAACTAACTAAAGAAATCTTAGATTTAGGTGGTTTAGCAATCATTGGAACAGAAAGACATGAATCTAGAAGAATTGACAACCAATTAAGAGGAAGATCTGGAAGACAAGGAGATGTTGGTGAATCTCAATTTTATCTATCATTAGAAGATAATCTTTTAAGAATTTTTGGTAGTGATAGAATAAAAGGTATTATGGAAAGACTTGGAATTGAAGAAGGTGAACATATTGAGTCGAGAATGGTTACACGTGCTGTTGAAAATGCTCAAAAGAAAGTAGAATCTATGCACTTTGAGAGTAGAAAACATCTACTTGAATATGATGATGTAGCAAATCAACAAAGAAAAGTTATTTATAGCTTTAGAAATGACTTACTAAAACCTGATTATGATATAGCTTCAAAAATTGATGAAAATAGAATTGAATATGTTCAAAATCTTTTAATTGAAGCAAATATAACTTCAGGAATGGCTGAAGACGATTTTAACTATGAATTTATTGTAAATAGATTTTTAGAAGATTTACATTTTAAAATTAGTGTTGAAGATATAAAAAAAGAGTCTTATGATGAATTGGAAGAACATTTAATT encodes:
- a CDS encoding M20/M25/M40 family metallo-hydrolase, which translates into the protein MKTILDIFKEITAIPRCSGTHEPFINYMKDLSKELGYLCLVDETNNILCKKENSNAKLAFQSHYDIVCLSDNCVPQIVQDGDLLKAVDSTLGSDNGIGCSYMIALMCENFDGEFLFTSDEEIGLIGANNLTLPLNASYMLNLDSEEEGEICIGCAGGVDIFGTNSNKKIIPNTDNLDLYEISISKLQGGHSGVDIDKNIPNGIKLIAKTIKECNGKLLDINGGERINSIPVNVKAIIASKSTPIASHEFMKIEKIDTKSEHLNVYDDKIIDFIYDFQNGVRAMNDELKVVQNSINLAIIKTGIDSIKIELSARSMDNTELKNLKNETIKMLEDYNFTVETNGKYPAWKPDINKFTSKVLEIYKEFNPKASLEAIHAGLECAIFKDKYPHIKVASIGPTINFPHSKKEQVSIKSVENVYKIVKKIAYSI
- a CDS encoding methyl-accepting chemotaxis protein: MNNLSIRIKLLVIVIATIVLVSIIIATKSIYEVNNLTNQTIEEYKQRAFNSNIEEMKNYTTFAVNIAKDAYEKSKIENVKARKSAYLKSQTDFLFTMITKIYEEQKNKISESELKKMLLDAIGSVRYGEDKDYFFVYDKNSTILKLPLTPEREGTKNNGSHILEFIKTAFEKGEGFVPYQQVIPGKAPREKLSNIRLFEPYGWVVGTGVYIDNEEKELKAKALEDISKIRFGQDGYFFVYDYDGTNIMHPINPALVGKNLMENKSKKGVYYIKDLIEAAKKGGGTIIFDFQKTKDDPTLYDKIGYADGLQEWKWMIGTGVYIDNIEKNIEVMRQNSYEKISSIILGIVIIAVIVSVILIAFISFFITKEIIFPLERFEVGLLSFFKYLNKEVKNVENIEVKNNDEIGIMAKFVNENIEKTNKLLKQDEALINNVKNVVLEINKGNLKNRIEAKTENESLEELKNILNEMLVLISNKVNDDLIVIDEVLQKYKNMDFRPRITNPHGEVAKEINSLADTINHLLVENKKNGLTLENSSHILLENVNKLNISSNEAAASLEETAAAIEEITSNIRNTTQNISKMATLSNQVTKSVNDGENLANQTTNAMDEINNQVNLINDAISVIDNIAFQTNILSLNAAVEAATAGEAGKGFAVVAQEVRNLASRSAEAAREIKTIVENATIKANEGKGISKNMIEGYVELTKDIQQTMTLIQDIEMSSKEQLVGIEQINDAVNQLDRQTQQNAMISSQTHDVAIGTDEIAKMVVNDANEKEFIGKNDVIARDTNKTSFEKKEKKIDIVESKVISKKQEKVVVTSNSANDEWESF
- the lolA gene encoding LolA-like outer membrane lipoprotein chaperone, giving the protein MFYKVFIGLIFSVIFSIASTDIRNLDSFEAKFTQIITSNSKNVIEYKGEVFIKKSGKILWKYKTPVVKNVYIDGNFAIVDEPELEQAILTQLESEIDIIKLLNSSKKIDNNTYLTDIDDVKYTIKTSKDDKIQEIKYTDKLENSVVIKFFEVVQNEQIVDTIFKFDIPSYYDVIRK
- the secA gene encoding preprotein translocase subunit SecA: MLNVFSKIFGTRNDKEVKKYRKKADAITALESKYTNLSDDELKNEFQKLKELVQKGEKTLDNVLFQSFAITREASRRVLNMRPYDVQLIGGMVLHDGRIAEMKTGEGKTLVGSLAVSLNALEGKGVHVVTVNDYLASRDANELRPLYEFLGFSVGAVVGGLRDDVERREQYACDITYGTNNEFGFDYLRDNMCFDIKDKVQRGHNYVIVDEVDSILIDEARTPLIISGPTNHKNSNYLKANEIALKLEKGELIEPKSAAEKPTTTGDFIVDEKNRAVTLTEQGHEVVEKLFGVDNLYSIENAMLSHSLDQALKANYIFKKDVDYVVKDNQIIIVDEFTGRLSEGRRFSEGLHQALEAKEGVTIQDESQTLADITFQNYFRMYKKLAGMTGTAQTEATEFAQIYNLDVVSIPTNIPVKRIDKNDLIYKSEKEKFEAVCNKIKALHEKGQPVLVGTASIEKSEKLHKILVDKKIPHTVLNAKQHEKEGKIIADAGQKGAVTIATNMAGRGVDIKLTKEILDLGGLAIIGTERHESRRIDNQLRGRSGRQGDVGESQFYLSLEDNLLRIFGSDRIKGIMERLGIEEGEHIESRMVTRAVENAQKKVESMHFESRKHLLEYDDVANQQRKVIYSFRNDLLKPDYDIASKIDENRIEYVQNLLIEANITSGMAEDDFNYEFIVNRFLEDLHFKISVEDIKKESYDELEEHLISILKDVYDKKMSVTSLEQKSEIERILYLQILDGAWREHLYAMDTLKTGIGLRGYNQKDPLVEYKKESYNMFIELIGNIKNEIIKILFTIQLQSQEDKKKEQEALAKMKEQMEKSTEHTTTNLAQEAVKNSDKKIARNESCPCGSGLKYKQCCGKSGPKIGLAAGK